Part of the Coregonus clupeaformis isolate EN_2021a chromosome 8, ASM2061545v1, whole genome shotgun sequence genome, ACTCACAGAATGTGTAGCATTACTCCTGTCCCACCCCTCCCCCAACCCAACCACCGCTTCCTGCAGGAATGCACTCCACCCTTTCCTGAATGGCCTGGATTCTCATTGGCTGAGCCCTGGAGACGGGCAGACGTGGCAGCCAGTGAACATGGAGCTGCTCCTCGCCACAAGGAATGTCTGATCAGTGCTGGGAACAGCCAATGGGAGGGCTTTGAGATGGTTCAGGGGCGGGAGGGAAGGGGATTGGTGGGTTGGGAGAAAGAGGGCTGGGAGGGAAGCTGATTGGTCAGAAATGGGGGTTGAGTGCTCGTGGGTGTGGCTTTCAGTAAGCCTGGGCATGTTTGTAGGTCCTCTGCCTGTAGGTTGCGTTTGGACTCctgtccctcgctctctctcccaccttctcACCCCCCCCGACTCTTTCTCTAAGGAGTGAATAAAGATCAGTTCAGCTTGATAATGTGGGGAAATTAAATTTAATGAACACAATTTTGAAAGATCTCTCTCCTGTTCAACAATGTAATTGAATGGTGTGATTCACCAGTAGGAAGACCTTACGTATCACGCGTCtcaggaggagtgctgatctaagatcatGTCCCCTCTGTCCATGTAATCacattcattgtgatctaaaaggcagatttttattttttttgtcatttagctggcgctcttatccagagcgacttacatgagcaattagggttaagtgccttgctcaagggcacatcgacagatttttcacctagttggctcggggattagaaccagcgacctttcggttactggcacaacgctcttaaccattaagctacctgccgccctgctaGAAattatcctagatcagcacttctactccgAGATGCTTGATACATAGCCTGGTTGATGGGTGGTATTGAAGGGCCAGTTAGTTGGGTCACAGGGCTGATTACAACTTAGGGTATATCACAAATCTAGCTAGATGTACTCAGGCTTATCTAAAATGagctagcttcagttagcttcacattccagctcaggcttcatcaaTGTTACGAAGGTAGATATTGATCGCGCACCCGCCGCTTACTGGAGCCTGCTCGAGCCGGGCTTGCAACTGCGCGTTAATGTTGCACATGGCTAGTCAAACGCTGAACTCTTCATTGAGAATATgttgaaacatcaatccatgggcgtGTCAGTGCCATGTCTTCAACTCACAGCTCAaacacttcattcaggataacTGGAGTTTAACCCTGAGTTGGCCTGCCacggagcaggttagttctggaGGATTCGTGCCATAGaaatttacctggctaaaaggtgagccactttgaTGGTACCGGTTATCCTGAGTTGAACTCGGTTACCTCACTAATTCCACAAACCAGATTCGTAGTATAGGGCTCTGGCGTAATCCACATACTGATGAATGTGTTAACTTTAAGTGGCTTAACTGTAAATTCTTATTATTGTGATGGGCCCAATGGGCCCATGGGCTTGTCATTGGGATGTGGCCATGGTGtgttagggtgaagttgcccatAGACTCTtcggtcagttttgcatttcacctcactaatagttaaggttaggattggggggagGATAATCTGTTCCTGATCACCTGCAGGGTGTTGACAAACGTTGGCGATTCAACATGTATAATCTTACAGAATTGAACTGAAATTGCTCTGCTGTTTCCTGTTTGACACTGAAATATACGGCCCTGTGATAGACTAGCGTCTTGTCCAGGGTCCTGTCCTGTCTACTGggacatcaagctgcctcatgctacagaaacaggagatggacACCTGTCCTATGGGCtgttctggctcggacaaggcttgctttttattttatttatttatttcacctttatttaaccaggtaagccagttgagaacaagttctaatttacaactgcgacctggccaagataaagcaaagcagtgcgattttaaaaacaacaaacacagttacatatggaatgaacaaaacatacagtcaataacacaatagaaaatctatatacagtgtgtgcaaatatagtaagttatggaggtaaagcaataaataggccatagtgcaaaataattacaatttagtattaacactggagtgatagatgtgcagaagatgatgtgcaaatagtgatactggggtgcaaaataaataatgtaaataacaatatggggatgaggatgggctaattacagatgggctgtgtacaggtgcagtgatcggtaagctgctctgacaactgacgcctaaagttagtgagggagataagtgtctccagcttcagagattcttgcagttcgttccagtcatttgcagcagagaactagaaggaatggcggccaaaggaggtgttggcttttaCTTACTGAACTGTACTCACAAGCCAGTTTGGGTCTCCATGATAGTGAGACACCAATATCTTTTTCACACTAACTCCTCTGGTCTGGTTCTAATCACACACTCTCCCCTGTGGTTCTGACTCAGGTTCTGGATGGCATGTTGGCCCAGTATGGCACAGTGGAGAACTGCGAGCAAGGTACGCGTGCACATACaggtgtatatacatacacacactccttaGCATTTGTTTCTTCTGTATCTGCTGTTTCTAGTAGGTATTTGTTCAAGTCTGTGACTGTTCAGTTGAAGTGCATGTTGAGTGTATAAACTTGTATTGCCCTATGTGCGTTTGTGGGTGTTAAGTCTATGCTCTTGCTCTCATGCGCtcgctcgcgctctctctcttcacagtaaatacagacacagacaccgcAGTGGTCAACGTCCGATACGGTGCCAAGGACCAGGCCAGACAGTAAGCACACACACCTTTTCTTAGTTTAAGACTGCTCTTGCAGAATGCAGAGAGTAAATTTGCCTGAGTGGTTTGCACTCTTtccccacgctgcatttgtattGGTGCTATTTGAATTGATCCCCTTTGATTTGTTAGTGCAGCAGACTCCTCTTCACCCTCTAAAGCGGTTTCTTCTAAGTTGCTGCTATAGGATTAACACACTGGCTGAGAGACGCTAGCTCACTGCTGCCCTCTGGCTGAGAGACGCTAGCTCACTGCTGCCCTCTGGCTGAGAGACGCTAGCTCACTGCTGCCCTCTGGCTGAGAGACGCTAGCTCACTGCTGCCCTCTGGCTGAGAGACGCTAGCTCACTGCTGCCCTCTGGCTGAGAGACGCTAGCTCACTGCTGCCCTCTGGCTGTGAGACGCTAGCTCACTGCTGCCCTCTGGCTGAGAGACGCTAGCTCACTGCTGCCCTCTGGTGCGTGTGTGGAGCGCCGGCCTTTCCTGATAAAGTGGGCGTGGACGGTGTATAAGAATGAATGGGATCCTTTTAGAGCAGTTCACAGAACAGTCAGTGCTGGCCTTGAAGAGCAACAgggttttgttccagccctgcacTAATACACACGATTCTTCTAATGCTTTTATCATCAAGGTCTTGTTTCAGTagtgagagagaaaataaaatcGTAAGGGACCTTGCATCAGTAGCCTATCTAGCGTGGCCAAGCAAGTTCCTCCTGTGACTGACAGCGTTATCTTATCAGTGCCGTGACCGTAGCTATGTTTCTATTAACTTGGACAAGTGATATTTTTGTCAAAATGTAGAACGTgcgcatagaaaatagatgcaaCAATCGCCTACAGCGGTGCGTTTCCATTTAACTATCTTGTGTTGATAAACACAGCTGGATGTAATGACGTCACACCTAAAAACGCAAAAACCAGTGGTTGAAGTTGAATTGCTCACTAATAAATTGGCGACACCCTGTATGCCCTTCCACCTATCTGTTTAATGTCTCCGGTAGGCTGTGAAAGCCAAcatggatagaatgcaagaattgactaatatttgccataATTCTAATGTACCAAAATATCGCCACGGTCCGTGCTGTTGTGAAATGTGCACTCCtatagatctgaaataattggatggtgaaacttgcatccagccaaccagaaaagcaagacTAAGCAATTCAGGcgttcttgaaagtcaggactaTCCTTGAACTGCAAATAAACATTTTGatatttttgaaaaaaacatTTTGCAAGCAGTAGACATTTACAATTAAAATGGCTGCGCCCCACGGGCGGTGAATCATTGGATCTTATTAATTTGATTCAATGCAATTCAATCCGAGGACTGCAACCATtagaaatacaattttatttatgCCTAATAAGCCATTGTCAACTTCCTGTCTGGTTATTTTGATCACAGTTTACATAGGCTATGGATTTCAGACAGCCCCAGTTGCatttgcaaacaaatgtttctatgACATCACGTGCCCCACTTATCTTCAAAATGATTGGGCAATCATTTATTTGAAAAGCACAGTTTCCATCATTTGTCGCAATAATGAATGTTCGACAAAATAAAAATCCATCCCAACGGAAAAAAATGTTGCCCTTTATAAAATGTATACTCTTTCTGCAGTTTCCATTACACATGTCGCAATGTTTTGCGACATTGCTTTTTTCacataaacctgggtcaatggaaacctgcctagtgACTGACTGCCTTTTCTCTTTGTGTGGTTGCCAGGGCGATGGAGAAGCTGAATGGCTTCCTGATGGAGAACTTTGCCCTGAAGGTGTCGTACATCCCCGACGAGACGGCGGCGGCTGCTGCCACCCCGCCCCTGGGAGGGGGTAAAAGGGTCTCGGTCCCCCGTGGCCCTACCCGCTCGGGTTCCCCAGGCCTGGGGGCGCGCCCCAAACTGCAGTCGGACGTCCCTTTGCGCATACTCGTCCCCACACAGTTTGTAGGAGCCATCATCGGCAAGGAGGGAGCCACGATTCGCAATGTCACCAAACAGACACACTCAAAGTAGGACTACTTCCCTGATTCATGTACACATTCATGTACACAACATTCTGATGGGGTGCATTCAGCAGGAcgcaacgttcagatagaaatgcagCATGAACAACAAACACCCCTCTATtccatgtagaataaggaatcataTTGTCTCTTtatgacatttctatctgcaatgtttgGCTATTGAACATGGCCCTGATTTATAACCATAAATatcaatacattttatgagccttGGCTTGGCAATATAAAGCTCACTCCCACAGAAGAAATTACTCACTTAGCAAAAGTGAATTTTGGCTCCAGCTATTGATGTGACCCTCTGAAGGCATCTCAAGTTGAAAAACGATGAACTTTGACCGTTGCACCCATCCTTAGTGATTCTGTGTTTTCTGTGGGATTGAGCCAGTAGGAAGGGGGGACACGGGGATTGAACCCTGGTCTCCGGTGGGGAGTAGTATGGGACCAGCCGGTAGCGTAACCGCTAAACGACGGGCTGTTTAGAGGGTGACAAAAACAAAGACTCTTCCCTTCTAACCATCTCTCTCTTGCCCCTCTCCAGGATCGACATCCACAGGAAGGAGAATGCTGGAGCGGCAGAGAAGCCCATCACGGTCCACTCCACCCCAGAGGGCTGCTCCAACGCCTGCAGAACCATCATGGAGATCATGCAGAAGGAGGCCCTCGACACCAAGTTGTGAGTTCAACTGGAGaacgcatacatagacacacactttACCAGCAGGCCTCCCAAACCATGTTGTGAGTTCAACTGCACATGCCCAAACAGGATAGGATACACAACTTCTTCTATTCTTAATTATTATTCTATAACTTGACCCATTGAGCCGTCGTCTCtctttgtttgtctgtttcctcTTTCTACAGTACTGAGGAGATTCCGCTGAAGATTCTGGCTCACAACAACTTTGTGGGCCGACTGATCGGGAAGGAAGGACGGAACCTAAAAAAGATTGAAGTGGACACAGAGACCAAGATCACCATCTCCCCGTAAGAAGACCAACATCCCCATACGATCACCCATAAACTCATACACACGAGCCAAAGAGTTTTCAAACCCAGATTTCTAACTGGCTAATACTTCTGGGAACGCATCGCGAAACAGACTCAGTCGGGGTTTGgcaagtcaatgagagaagtgaaaaatgaTAGTAGTTAATTTTCTCTAAATCTGAAGGCACAACCTTTATTCGACCTAATGTCTTAAGTAGCTGAACATGTCAACTacaaccttgtgaaagtgacaaactgacacaaaTAAAATGTGTCAATAGATGTGTCAATATATCGAAGGAATGCCTTTGATTTGacagcctgcacatgcgcagtttggCGCGACTCGACCGTTACTGTGCATGAGCTTGACTGGCTAACATCGCCATGACATCACCAACAAgcgtgatcggggatttctattggaggaGCAGTTTCTGGAGCTCTTCATCATAGGCTCTTTGCACTTGCCATCAGAATGATTACTGCAAACAAGATGAATGTCtcataagacacacacacacacacacactagaaaccGAGGTGGTAATGGATGTCCTCCTCCAGTCTCCAGGACCTAACGCTGTACAACCTTGAGAGGACGATCACAGTGAAGGGTTCCATCGAGGCGTGCTCCCGCGCCGAGGAGGAAGTCATGAAGAAGGTCAGGGAGTCGTATGAGAACGACGTGGCCGCTATGAACGTAGGTCCTTGTTCTAACCCACTGGGGGCATGGCACTCTGTGTTGGTGGATCCAAATAATCTGGAGtagtgtcccaaatgccaccctactTCTACTTttgtgcactatattgggaatagggtgtcatttgggacttaACCTGGGGAGATCATGGCTTGTTTAGGCTGTGCAGCTACCCACataaatgttttttaaataaatgcacTTTGTATATGAGTGGTTTATCCCGGAGAAATGTTTCTGTTCTTGGTTAATTTTGTCTGGTAGTAAATCTTTCTCTCACTCtatcatctctctcgctctctctatacCCAGCTCCAGTCTAACCTGATTCCAGGACTCAACCTGAATGCCTTGGGTTTGTTCCCTGGTGGTGCTCCAGGTATGGGCCCCTCCATGGGACACAACGCCCCACCTCCTGGTGCCCAGGGTGGCTACTCCTCATTCGGGGTGAGTGTCTGGACCTTCCCCCTCCTACCTCCCTGGGTCTACTTCACAGTGCCTCTTGGTGATGCTTAAAGATATCCCCCTCCTTACAGAGCAGTTCTGCAAGAAGAAACCTACAACAGACAACCTCTGACTGAGAAGCCATTTTGGATCTTTCAGTGACCCTGTCTGTGTTCCTCTCTCCTTATAGAGCAGCCATTTGGGGGCAGGAAAGTGACTTGGTTTCGTGTTATTCTCTCCTATAGAGCAGTTCCTTCGGGGGCGAAGGGCCATTGTGGGCGTCTGTGCTGTCGGCGAGCAGCCAGCCCCTCTCTGTAAGTCTCCATTCTCACAGTGCTTTGCACGGCTGCTGGCTGCTGGATTGGGTAAAAAGGCAGGGCTTGCCACAGCTAAGCCCCTCCCAGTAACCTATGACCCCCAGGGAGGGCCTAACTCATGTCTGTGTTCATTTCTCTAAAACCTGCTGGGTGGTTGCCACAGTTTCTACTGGGTTTAGTTGGGCCTCAAATCTTCAGCTGAAGAAAGTGCAGCaattgaacatcttggcatgttTAGAAGGTTACAAATGGTCGCAGATGTTTCTAAAAGGGTACCTTTTCTATTAGACAATTTGATCTGGAACAGCCTCCTGGTGAAAAGGTTTGTGCCCATCTGGAGGCTTGTGAATTTGATCTAGGGTTGGATTACTTTACCCCCAACTGAAGTGTAATGATTTGATGGTGTCCTCTAGATTAAAACCAGCAgcgctgtcccaaatggcaccctattccctatagagtgcactacttttgaccagagccctatgcgtGCACTAAATGGGGAATAGTAATCCCTCCAGGAACATGCCTCCCTGCCCCTTCATCTAAAAGATCTCACCCACTTCACTTCCCTCTAACACCAGCCATGTGCAGTGAGCCCACGCGGTTTGCTACAGGTCATCTTTAATACAATAATCTGTTGGAATGTGTGTGTGGAAGCGCTGGGGAGTGACTGAGCCGGGCCAAGCATTCTGAAAGGGATTATCTGATGGGTTCAGTTGCTGCAGAGAAATGGAGAACCCTCTGGGAATGCTGTTTACCTGAGCTATGTGCTGGATGCTACAGATTTTCTCATCTTTCTAGAGTCAGGGTCTCTTATCCCCTGGGTgcgtcccaataatctctccttcctcACTCGTTCACTACTCCCCACAAATTTAAACGCATTGGATTGGTATTGTCATGGGCAGGAGGGAATTTCCATATACCAGTCTTTATCTTTCAAaaccatgaagggaagtgaacaagtgctcAATTGGGGAGAAAAGAGAGCTAATTGGGACATGCTCCACGTTTGGAAGTTGAGGAGATTTTGTTTAGTTGTATTCAATCTCTTCgaatatgtatgtacagtgcttTCATGGTTATGCAGTGCTATTGTGGTTCTATATGCTACTGAGGGGATAAAGTTAAATTGGGATAGATTTGACTGGTCTCCCTagcagtgtcccaaatggcaccctattctctatatagtgcactacttttgaccagggctcatatggttctggtcaaaagtagtgtactaaagagggaatatggtaccatttCGAACTCGAGCCCTGTGAGGCTGCTTCTTCCTGTGTCGCAGCATCAGTTGCTTGGTCGCGGTCAACTGGGCTGCTATCGCTGTTTGCCTGGtgtggtctcactgtggtctccTTACGGTCAGACTGGCTCTGTTGTGGTCTCCTTACGGTCAGACTGGCTCTGTTGTGGTCTCCTTACGGTCAGACTGGCTCTGTTGTGGTCTCCTTACGGTCAGACTGGCTCTGTTGTGGTCTCCTTACGGTCAGACTGGCTCTGTTGTGGTCTCCTTACGGTCAGACTGGCTCTGTTGTGGTCTCCTTACGGTCAGACTGGCTCTGTTGTGGTCTCCTTACGGTCAGACTGGCTCTGTTGTGGTCTCCTTATGGTCAGACTGGCTCTGTTGTGGTCTCCTTACGGTCGTGTGGCCTCTACTGTTCCACAGGGCCAGGGGCAGCCGGAGTCGGAGACGGTCCATCTGTTCATCCCGGCGCTGGCGGTCGGAGCAATCATCGGAAAACAGGGTCAACACATCAAGCAGCTGTCACGCTACGCCGGAGCATCCATCAAGGTGAGGGACTTAACGGACCTGCATCTCAATAACCTAAAATAGCCTCTTATCTCATGTATTCTCCTTCACCTATTCCCCCCCTCCATTTttagatcagtgcagatgaagtcAGCGTCGTAGATGCAAACCAGgtatttattttcacttcaaaCATTCAGATTCATTTTCCGTGTTGTTACTTATACCCatcaatcctctcagatctccacaactGCATATGGGAGTAGAGCTCCGGTTCAGATCGGGATAGGGTGGCCCCTTCAGGCTGTTGTGATGCACCCCTGATGGGGTAAAGGGAAGCAGTGGGACGTGATTAGATCAGGTAAAGTGTGTTAACGTGTCATGTCCCTCCCCTCAGGTAGCCCCTCCAGAAGGCATGGACACCAAGCAGAGGATGGTGATCATCGCTGGACCACCAGAGGCCCAGTTCAAGGTAGGAGCCCTCAGGTCCTCTCGCTTTCTCCACCAGCCATGCGGTTTCCAGTACCCAACACACCAGAGGAAAAGTGTTGTCCTTTTCGCTCCCAGAAATCCAGAGAACAAAATCCTTTTAGTCAAACAGTTgacaactagctagctggctaaatctGGCACATTCACATATGTTGATTGATGTCAATTGTCCCGGTCAAGTAAATGAAATAATGAAGCTATTTGAAGATGAAGATGCTTCAATCGAGGGTTGTGGAAATTCCTCTGGCTGACTCTTTGCCCTTTGTCCTGTTGCAGGCTCAGGGTCGTATCTTTGGGAAGCTAAAGGAGGAGAACTTCTTTGGGCCGAAGGAGGAGGTGAAACTAGAGGCTCACATCAAGGTGCCCTCCTTCGCTGCTGGACGTGTCATAGGCAAGGGAGGCAAAACGGTACGCAGAGGCTTGGTCTCCTGTGTGTGACTACGGTTGCCAGATGTATTCTAATTCTGCTCCTGAAATATTGAAAACACCACGTTATTTTGGCTGTAATATCAATGGATCTTTTATTAATTTCTTAGTTTCTCtacctctcgctccctcccttccAACCCCCTTTCCACCCTCCCCTCcaaccccctctccaccctcccctcagGTGAATGAGCTGCAGAACCTGACCAGTGCTGAGGTAGTGGTCCCCAGAGACCAGACGCCTGATGAGAATGACCAGGTCATCGTCAAAATCACTGGACACTTCTATGCAAGCCAGGTATGTTACtctaatcaaactttatttgaagtgtttttttAAATTGCAACACATTGGGCAGTATAGCAATAATAATAAAGCAGGTCAAACTGATGTTCTGAAAGGATCAGATGGGTTGAGCTATCATTTTCTGTCTGCTAGTGGCACTGAGTAATATCTGGCAGGGGGAGAGCGAATGAGTCCATATTCATCCCAGTCAGCGCCGGTCAGTGGGCTAAAAGGCTGGTTCATGCTATGGGCACAGATGCATGAAACTGACCATTTGGATTGTGCTGTAGGGATTAACATGGGTAACAG contains:
- the LOC121572054 gene encoding insulin-like growth factor 2 mRNA-binding protein 3 isoform X2, whose protein sequence is MNKLYIGNVSEEASAEDLETIFEQWKIPHSSPFLVKTGYAFVDCPDEKIAMMAIDILSGKVELHGKLLEVEHSVPKRQRSCKLQIRNIPPHLQWEVLDGMLAQYGTVENCEQVNTDTDTAVVNVRYGAKDQARQAMEKLNGFLMENFALKVSYIPDETAAAAATPPLGGGKRVSVPRGPTRSGSPGLGARPKLQSDVPLRILVPTQFVGAIIGKEGATIRNVTKQTHSKIDIHRKENAGAAEKPITVHSTPEGCSNACRTIMEIMQKEALDTKFTEEIPLKILAHNNFVGRLIGKEGRNLKKIEVDTETKITISPLQDLTLYNLERTITVKGSIEACSRAEEEVMKKVRESYENDVAAMNLQSNLIPGLNLNALGLFPGGAPGMGPSMGHNAPPPGAQGGYSSFGGQGQPESETVHLFIPALAVGAIIGKQGQHIKQLSRYAGASIKISADEVSVVDANQVAPPEGMDTKQRMVIIAGPPEAQFKAQGRIFGKLKEENFFGPKEEVKLEAHIKVPSFAAGRVIGKGGKTVNELQNLTSAEVVVPRDQTPDENDQVIVKITGHFYASQLAQRKIQEILSQVRRQQQPKPSPRGEGPPLARPSRK
- the LOC121572054 gene encoding insulin-like growth factor 2 mRNA-binding protein 3 isoform X1 produces the protein MNKLYIGNVSEEASAEDLETIFEQWKIPHSSPFLVKTGYAFVDCPDEKIAMMAIDILSGKVELHGKLLEVEHSVPKRQRSCKLQIRNIPPHLQWEVLDGMLAQYGTVENCEQVNTDTDTAVVNVRYGAKDQARQAMEKLNGFLMENFALKVSYIPDETAAAAATPPLGGGKRVSVPRGPTRSGSPGLGARPKLQSDVPLRILVPTQFVGAIIGKEGATIRNVTKQTHSKIDIHRKENAGAAEKPITVHSTPEGCSNACRTIMEIMQKEALDTKFTEEIPLKILAHNNFVGRLIGKEGRNLKKIEVDTETKITISPLQDLTLYNLERTITVKGSIEACSRAEEEVMKKVRESYENDVAAMNLQSNLIPGLNLNALGLFPGGAPGMGPSMGHNAPPPGAQGGYSSFGSSSFGGEGPLWASVLSASSQPLSGQGQPESETVHLFIPALAVGAIIGKQGQHIKQLSRYAGASIKISADEVSVVDANQVAPPEGMDTKQRMVIIAGPPEAQFKAQGRIFGKLKEENFFGPKEEVKLEAHIKVPSFAAGRVIGKGGKTVNELQNLTSAEVVVPRDQTPDENDQVIVKITGHFYASQLAQRKIQEILSQVRRQQQPKPSPRGEGPPLARPSRK